The Anabaena sp. WA102 genome contains a region encoding:
- the rpmJ gene encoding 50S ribosomal protein L36 codes for MKVRASVKKICEKCSVIKRRGRVMVICENPKHKQRQG; via the coding sequence ATGAAAGTCAGAGCCTCAGTTAAGAAAATTTGCGAAAAGTGCAGCGTGATCAAGCGTCGTGGTCGCGTGATGGTGATTTGTGAAAATCCCAAACACAAACAACGCCAAGGATAG